One segment of Ricinus communis isolate WT05 ecotype wild-type chromosome 8, ASM1957865v1, whole genome shotgun sequence DNA contains the following:
- the LOC107262020 gene encoding WD repeat-containing protein 55 → MEIDLGKIPFGMDFHPQDQMVAAALITGHLHLYRYSSDSSPQRLLEVQAHSDSCRAVRFINGGQALLSASSDRSILATDVETGSPIGRVESAHEDAIFSLINLTESTIATGDDQGCIKVWDTRQRSCCNTFSAHEDYVSDMTFASDSMKLLGTSGDGTLSVCNLRSNKVQTRSEFSEEELLSVAIMKNGRKVICGSQNGTLLLYSWGFFKDCSDRFVGLSPNSVDALLKLDEDRVITGSENGLISLVGILPNRIIQPLAEHSEYPIERLAFSHDRKFLGSISHDQMLKLWDLDDLLQNSGDTQKDQDVVNDSDSDGMDVDVDVDVNPPKSKRGSKRRNGQPNSSTSSFFADL, encoded by the exons atGGAGATAGATTTAGGGAAGATTCCGTTTGGCATGGATTTCCATCCTCAGGATCAAATGGTGGCTGCTGCTCTCATTACTGGCCACCTTCATCT CTATCGATACAGTTCCGATTCCTCCCCTCAACG ATTGTTGGAAGTTCAAGCACATAGTGACTCATGTAGAGCTGTTCGGTTCATCAACGGTGGCCAGG CTTTGTTGTCTGCTTCAAGTGATCGCTCTATTCTGGCAACTGATGTAGAAACTGGTTCACCAATTGGTCGTGTTGAGAGTGCTCATGA GGATGCCATTTTTAGTTTGATCAATCTCACAGAGTCAACCATTGCTACCGGGGATGATCAAGGGTGTATTAAG GTGTGGGATACCAGGCAACGTTCTTGTTGTAATACCTTCAGTGCCCATGAAGACTATGTTTCAGATATGACTTTTGCATCCGATTCTATGAAACTCCTAGGAACAAG CGGAGATGGGACTCTTTCTGTTTGCAACCTTCGAAGTAATAAA GTGCAAACTCGATCTGAATTTTCTGAAGAAGAGCTACTGTCTGTTGCTATTATGAAG AATGGTCGCAAAGTTATTTGTGGATCACAAAATGGAACGCTGTTATTGTATTCATGGGGGTTTTTCAAGGATTGCAG TGATCGCTTTGTTGGTCTCTCTCCAAATTCTGTTGATGCTTTGTTGAAG CTTGATGAAGATAGAGTCATTACTGGATCTGAGAATGGACTCATCAG TCTGGTAGGCATTTTACCCAACAGAATCATCCAACCACTTGCTGAGCATTCAGAATATCCCATTGAGCGCCTTG CTTTTTCTCATGACAGAAAATTTCTCGGCAGTATATCGCATGACCAAATGTTGAAG CTTTGGGATTTAGATGATTTATTGCAAAATTCTGGAGATACTCAAAAGGACCAAGATGTTGTGAATGACAGTGATAGTGATGGCATGGATGTTGATGTTGATGTTGATGTTAATCCTCCAAAATCTAAAAGAG GGAGCAAGAGAAGAAATGGGCAACCTAATAGCAGTACAAGTAGCTTTTTTGCGGACTTATAG
- the LOC8263730 gene encoding WD repeat-containing protein RUP2, giving the protein MGTFRWFKRRKPCKIHAYARYPGWAMKNFSDDQIHHPANRIEAPEAAKQLQESQARQEKQPEEEEEEERARCEWGFSLKTVVSSSSSSTSGGGAVSPDALGVIEFDQSENIVATGGIARKIRIYSIKSLLPQEQQHENGNDIALMDHVNACEFFICTPAKLSSLRWKPCSGGRVIGSGDYDGVVMEYDVETRIPIFERDEHGGRRIWSVDYSHWSPVVGASGSDDGTMQMWDPRHEGGGCVATVKPSVTSSCRAVCSVEFNPFGGSIIAVGCADRRVYGYDVRMITNPVFVLDGHKKTVTYVRFMDNGTLASAGIDGCLKLWNLQDSQLLRTYKGHLNSRNFVGLSVWRNGGLLGCGSENNQVFVYDKRWSEPIWAYGSGPAADHGFVNSVCWSQVGEDRCTLVTGGSNGVLQVFEGKRKPCIITS; this is encoded by the coding sequence ATGGGAACCTTTCGTTGGTTCAAACGCAGAAAACCCTGCAAAATTCATGCTTACGCAAGATACCCTGGATGGGCAATGAAAAACTTCTCCGATGATCAAATTCATCACCCTGCAAATAGAATTGAAGCTCCAGAAGCAGCAAAACAACTTCAAGAAAGCCAGGCCCGACAAGAAAAACAgccagaagaagaagaagaagaagaaagagcaAGATGTGAATGGGGTTTCAGTCTTAAGACTGTGGTTTCCTCAAGTAGTTCTAGCACTAGTGGAGGAGGAGCTGTATCACCAGATGCCCTTGGCGTAATTGAATTTGACCAATCTGAAAACATAGTTGCTACAGGTGGAATAGCTCGAAAGATAAGAATTTATAGCATCAAATCTTTGTTACCACAAGAACAACAACACGAAAATGGAAATGACATAGCTTTAATGGACCATGTTAATGCATGTGAATTTTTCATATGTACCCCAGCTAAGCTCAGCAGTCTCCGATGGAAACCCTGCTCAGGTGGCCGGGTTATAGGTTCAGGAGATTATGATGGAGTTGTTATGGAGTATGATGTTGAAACAAGGATACCAATTTTTGAACGTGACGAGCACGGTGGCCGCCGGATATGGAGCGTGGATTACTCTCACTGGAGTCCTGTTGTAGGCGCATCCGGATCTGATGATGGGACCATGCAAATGTGGGACCCACGACACGAGGGTGGTGGATGTGTGGCTACAGTTAAACCTAGCGTGACAAGCAGCTGCAGGGCCGTGTGTTCTGTGGAGTTTAATCCATTTGGTGGATCAATTATAGCCGTTGGATGTGCTGACAGGAGGGTATATGGGTATGACGTTAGGATGATTACCAATCCCGTATTCGTCCTAGATGGGCATAAAAAGACCGTTACATATGTTAGATTTATGGATAATGGTACATTGGCTTCTGCGGGCATTGATGGCTGCTTAAAGCTATGGAATTTACAGGATTCGCAATTGCTTCGCACGTACAAAGGGCACCTCAATAGCCGAAACTTCGTTGGGTTATCAGTGTGGAGGAACGGGGGTTTGCTGGGATGCGGGTCTGAGAACAATCAAGTGTTTGTGTACGACAAGAGGTGGTCGGAACCCATTTGGGCGTATGGGTCCGGGCCAGCGGCTGACCATGGGTTTGTAAACAGTGTTTGCTGGAGCCAAGTTGGTGAGGACAGATGCACACTAGTGACAGGAGGATCAAATGGGGTATTACAAGTTTTTGAAGGCAAAAGGAAGCCATGTATTATTACCAGTTAA